In Nitrospira sp., one genomic interval encodes:
- a CDS encoding tyrosine-type recombinase/integrase — translation MPVHSELIRLGFLKYVEQTKKARHSRLFYQLEKNRNGYGDAVGKWFGRHLNKIGITDPAKVIHSFRHTVVTRLTAAGAPQDMREVIVGHAAENVHGQTYVHREGIPLALLKEHLEKLAFPGLVSS, via the coding sequence GTGCCGGTGCATTCAGAACTGATCAGGCTTGGTTTCCTGAAGTACGTAGAGCAAACAAAGAAGGCGAGACATTCGCGGTTGTTCTACCAGCTAGAGAAGAACCGAAACGGGTACGGGGATGCTGTTGGGAAATGGTTTGGGCGGCATCTGAACAAGATTGGCATCACCGATCCTGCGAAGGTGATCCACTCCTTCCGGCATACTGTGGTCACTCGGTTGACGGCTGCTGGGGCGCCACAAGATATGCGTGAGGTGATCGTTGGACACGCCGCTGAGAATGTCCATGGGCAGACCTATGTGCATCGTGAGGGGATACCTCTGGCGTTGCTAAAGGAGCATCTGGAGAAGCTGGCCTTCCCTGGCCTGGTGAGTTCCTAG
- a CDS encoding site-specific integrase: MTQEQIDALVQEYLSTTLDRCEEERIDRGRMSEEEQEATWLALSDLLDSTVMNLTDHDYRRISPTVDELLASHKLTLAKTSPAYKKLCRSVLVAQQRVVKMEMDRLSGNYLEEHPLHPTSAVYSNQEPSRPHNVFASTPTIKEAVALYMEHYAHRDQRTNNEKATVLKRFTESLPANDATLLKDIIKAQCIAFRSTYGQLPKRIPDKLRGLPMAEILSQSQDKPYIRMTHSTVNQGLSDLRHFFSWAIRHDHYMGKNPCEGIDYEGVKKRSYEPFTDADIKAAFTHPDFLAQRTKNPPRFWLPLMLLYTGARRSEIDQLALADIRQSEDGIWYMDLKFEEDRGRRLKNTASIRRVPIHSHLLELGLRTYISERECSKGTMLFPKPPKKKGSKGRETVGDAVGKWWARLLKDAGIKGHKTLHSLRHTVVTRLAAASVPQDIREILVGHASAGVHSRVYMHRDQIPLKLLQENLEKLDYRNLLSVR, translated from the coding sequence ATGACTCAAGAACAAATCGACGCTCTTGTTCAGGAGTACCTCAGCACCACACTGGATCGGTGTGAAGAGGAACGCATTGACCGTGGGAGGATGTCTGAGGAGGAACAGGAAGCCACGTGGCTTGCCCTCTCCGACCTCCTTGACTCCACTGTCATGAATCTCACGGATCACGACTACAGGCGAATTTCTCCAACAGTTGATGAATTGCTAGCCTCCCACAAGCTGACCCTTGCCAAGACTTCCCCAGCGTACAAGAAACTCTGTCGCTCTGTCCTAGTGGCTCAACAGCGAGTCGTCAAGATGGAGATGGACAGGCTCAGCGGCAATTATCTTGAGGAACATCCGCTACACCCAACATCAGCGGTCTACAGCAACCAAGAGCCTTCCAGACCGCACAATGTCTTCGCCTCAACCCCGACCATCAAGGAAGCTGTGGCGCTCTACATGGAGCACTATGCCCATAGGGATCAGCGAACCAACAACGAGAAAGCTACTGTGCTCAAACGGTTCACAGAGTCTCTGCCTGCGAACGATGCCACCCTGCTGAAAGACATCATCAAGGCGCAATGCATTGCCTTCAGGAGTACGTATGGGCAACTTCCAAAGCGTATCCCTGACAAGCTCAGAGGGTTGCCCATGGCGGAGATCCTTTCCCAATCTCAGGACAAACCGTACATCCGAATGACCCACAGCACCGTGAACCAAGGCTTGAGTGATCTTCGACACTTCTTCAGCTGGGCGATCCGGCATGACCACTACATGGGCAAGAATCCCTGTGAGGGCATCGACTATGAAGGTGTCAAGAAGAGATCCTATGAGCCGTTCACGGATGCAGACATCAAAGCAGCATTCACGCATCCAGACTTCCTGGCTCAGCGGACGAAGAACCCTCCACGGTTTTGGTTGCCTCTCATGCTTCTGTACACTGGTGCTCGCCGCTCCGAGATCGATCAACTCGCCTTGGCAGACATCAGGCAAAGTGAGGATGGGATTTGGTACATGGATCTGAAGTTCGAGGAAGATCGTGGGAGGCGTCTCAAGAACACAGCCAGCATCCGAAGAGTGCCGATTCACTCCCATCTGCTGGAGCTTGGCCTACGTACTTATATTAGCGAGCGGGAGTGTAGTAAGGGGACAATGCTCTTCCCCAAGCCGCCAAAGAAGAAAGGCAGCAAAGGGCGGGAGACTGTTGGTGATGCTGTGGGCAAGTGGTGGGCGCGGCTGCTGAAGGATGCCGGTATCAAGGGACACAAGACCCTGCATAGCCTACGGCATACTGTTGTGACAAGGCTGGCTGCTGCTTCTGTACCGCAGGACATCAGGGAGATCCTCGTAGGTCATGCCTCAGCGGGGGTACATTCCCGCGTTTACATGCACAGAGATCAGATTCCACTGAAGTTGCTTCAAGAGAACTTGGAGAAGTTAGACTACAGGAACTTATTGTCAGTCCGCTGA
- a CDS encoding DUF2235 domain-containing protein has translation MNVVFLIVGIFLLLGCVPKDMLAKNEGEPPSLCMEFKATDTDGLSDTYVANRAFWSTFNTHYSRKNSISDSDGHRKLVVFMDGTGNDKSSSTNVRKLYRLAVQHACSGKRIIPYYDKGVGAKWIDRVTGGIGGRGTSLNIRQAYRFLVEAYLPGDEIYIIGFSRGAFTARSLNGLIEFAGLVDRGSIPKKWYDTFEWIGATNLHFSIGALYDVYHQDFDGTAEFEERIRGELKALMERRGMTAYQDKNKVKVTAIGVFDTVPALGLIRDDEPDDHRLELYADNGFHALALDEQRDDFRLLRFDPLRAVQGSRLEEVWFAGVHSDVGGSYSLEYNCTSKDNFNGLATTPLNWMLNKFLKFDIFPPTDELIKLADQEKNGFLQCGCAHEANPFIECNCGLLHDEFFDGGFGFFQNMGTFPRRPHPGDSIHRSVLQRIRAAKIFKPHARREAGGRYLFLGRTISGNSDEFFAKHFKVVE, from the coding sequence ATGAATGTGGTTTTTTTGATTGTCGGCATATTCCTACTCTTAGGCTGTGTCCCCAAGGACATGCTTGCTAAGAATGAAGGTGAACCTCCAAGTTTATGTATGGAATTTAAGGCGACTGACACTGATGGGCTTAGTGATACATATGTTGCAAATCGCGCGTTCTGGAGCACCTTCAATACACACTACTCTAGAAAGAATTCAATTTCTGACTCAGATGGGCACCGCAAGTTAGTGGTATTCATGGACGGTACCGGGAATGATAAATCTTCATCAACAAACGTGAGAAAACTTTATCGACTCGCTGTCCAACATGCCTGTAGCGGGAAACGAATAATTCCCTATTATGACAAGGGTGTAGGCGCGAAATGGATTGACCGTGTGACAGGTGGAATCGGAGGAAGGGGAACGAGTTTAAACATACGCCAAGCCTATAGATTCTTGGTCGAGGCTTACCTGCCAGGGGATGAAATTTATATCATTGGTTTTAGTCGTGGAGCATTTACCGCAAGATCACTAAATGGACTGATCGAGTTTGCAGGTCTTGTCGATAGAGGAAGCATCCCGAAGAAATGGTATGACACTTTTGAGTGGATTGGTGCAACAAACCTTCACTTCAGCATAGGCGCACTTTATGACGTATATCACCAGGACTTTGATGGAACGGCTGAATTCGAAGAGAGAATCAGAGGAGAGCTAAAGGCCTTGATGGAACGTCGCGGCATGACCGCATACCAGGACAAGAACAAAGTGAAGGTCACTGCAATAGGTGTTTTTGACACAGTCCCTGCCTTGGGATTGATTCGCGATGACGAGCCAGACGACCACAGATTGGAACTTTACGCTGACAATGGTTTCCATGCACTAGCGCTAGATGAACAACGAGACGACTTTCGCCTCCTTCGATTTGATCCCTTACGAGCGGTACAAGGAAGTCGACTTGAAGAGGTATGGTTTGCCGGGGTGCATTCAGATGTGGGAGGAAGCTATTCCCTAGAATACAACTGCACATCAAAAGACAACTTCAATGGCCTTGCGACAACGCCATTAAACTGGATGCTAAACAAATTTTTGAAGTTTGACATCTTCCCGCCGACAGACGAGTTGATCAAATTAGCTGATCAGGAGAAAAACGGATTTCTTCAATGTGGCTGTGCCCATGAGGCGAATCCGTTTATTGAGTGCAATTGCGGTCTCTTACATGACGAATTTTTTGATGGGGGTTTTGGGTTCTTTCAGAACATGGGAACGTTTCCACGGAGGCCTCATCCAGGCGATAGCATTCATAGGAGTGTGCTTCAGAGAATCAGAGCCGCAAAAATATTTAAGCCTCATGCCAGACGTGAGGCTGGAGGACGCTATCTGTTTTTAGGTCGCACCATCTCGGGTAATAGCGATGAATTTTTCGCCAAACATTTTAAGGTCGTAGAGTAA
- a CDS encoding GNAT family N-acetyltransferase has protein sequence MNRRIEKLQQHHAVEAFDCGQEALNVFLKKYALQNQHSGGSQTYVGLANHAVIGYYALAVGSVEQHHAPERVKKGLGKHSIPIMLLARLAVDLRWQKQGVGAALLKDATLRTLQAANIAGIRALVVHAKDESARKFYERFDFLPSPSDPLHLFILLKDIRKIIS, from the coding sequence TTGAATAGGCGTATCGAGAAGCTTCAACAGCATCACGCGGTTGAAGCATTCGACTGTGGACAGGAAGCCCTCAATGTCTTCCTCAAGAAGTACGCACTACAGAACCAGCACAGCGGAGGATCGCAAACCTATGTAGGGTTGGCCAATCACGCCGTTATCGGCTACTACGCTCTCGCTGTAGGATCTGTGGAGCAACACCATGCTCCAGAGCGAGTGAAGAAGGGACTGGGAAAACATTCCATTCCTATCATGCTGCTCGCTAGGCTGGCCGTAGATCTCCGCTGGCAGAAACAAGGAGTCGGTGCGGCACTATTGAAAGATGCAACCCTGCGAACTCTTCAGGCGGCCAATATTGCGGGAATTCGCGCCCTGGTAGTCCACGCGAAAGACGAAAGTGCGAGGAAGTTTTATGAGCGCTTCGATTTCCTCCCCTCACCTAGCGATCCGTTACACCTGTTCATTCTTCTCAAAGACATTCGAAAGATAATTTCATAG
- a CDS encoding DUF1778 domain-containing protein → MAVRALRTEKLDLRVSSSAKRTLEAAASVSNRTVSAFVLESALARADEALADRRVFQLSKAKWTEFLAALDAPTRPLTRMQHLLTEPGFFDTPPAPSSKAKR, encoded by the coding sequence ATGGCAGTCCGTGCACTCCGTACTGAAAAACTAGACCTTCGGGTCAGCTCCTCAGCCAAGCGCACGCTGGAAGCTGCCGCCTCCGTTTCTAATCGCACAGTGAGCGCATTTGTTCTTGAAAGTGCATTGGCTCGTGCAGATGAAGCATTGGCGGATCGCCGGGTGTTCCAGTTGAGTAAAGCGAAATGGACTGAATTCTTGGCTGCGCTTGATGCCCCCACTCGCCCCCTCACTCGGATGCAGCATCTATTGACGGAGCCTGGCTTCTTCGATACACCCCCTGCACCAAGCTCTAAAGCAAAACGTTGA
- a CDS encoding ankyrin repeat domain-containing protein: MAEEKISHELPALAQSSEELKPLHQLCREGRLYEVEQWISEGKPFQATPAAIAKGSRPKTALQIAIETGQHSLVQLLLSRGYQLQLEKYQPLDLALAARRWDLFDLLLEWGADLKSVDVYTVLDTYNADLYERFMAAGYDLTKRHEMASILGYGTSNRPLLGFVKRHREKDPKIQEELNLALGYHVRKGNEKGVALCLWAGADAHARTSEVSDNPDTETDNEPSGWSAIDEAASEGNLPILQRLGPDPSRNNFEELYRYAENGSIISFLSTIELPKDMTSILNTHFSWATISFPYSGTRGTGAVEALLACKVRWEETDPQRLSHIRRSLLKIRDYELKAIMTRLKRPQVCSPETYQKLISTPSIQARLLALGLWRKPVSEKDRRKEELAILLRRYDRTVLYEQVWTRPAQQVAKSYGVSVPKFRRVCRGLNVPVPPRGYWARVHNGYAMKTPALPKL, encoded by the coding sequence ATGGCTGAAGAGAAAATTTCTCATGAACTGCCTGCTCTCGCCCAGTCTTCTGAAGAGCTGAAGCCTCTTCATCAACTCTGTCGGGAAGGGCGACTCTATGAGGTAGAACAGTGGATTTCTGAAGGAAAGCCATTTCAAGCTACGCCGGCTGCAATTGCGAAGGGCTCAAGACCGAAAACGGCGTTGCAGATAGCCATCGAAACGGGGCAACACTCTCTCGTCCAGCTCCTACTGAGCAGGGGCTATCAACTCCAACTTGAGAAGTATCAGCCACTTGATCTAGCTCTGGCAGCGAGACGTTGGGATCTATTCGATCTGTTGCTTGAATGGGGAGCTGACCTGAAAAGCGTGGATGTGTATACCGTGCTCGATACCTATAACGCGGACCTGTATGAACGCTTTATGGCTGCCGGGTACGACTTAACCAAACGCCATGAAATGGCGTCGATCTTGGGTTATGGGACATCTAACCGTCCTCTCTTGGGATTTGTGAAGCGCCACCGGGAAAAAGATCCCAAGATTCAAGAGGAATTGAATCTGGCTCTTGGCTATCATGTCCGCAAGGGAAATGAGAAAGGTGTAGCCCTCTGCCTTTGGGCAGGAGCAGATGCTCACGCGCGAACTTCTGAAGTATCGGACAATCCTGATACAGAGACCGACAATGAACCCAGCGGATGGTCGGCGATAGATGAGGCAGCAAGTGAAGGGAACCTGCCCATTCTTCAGCGACTTGGTCCCGATCCTTCCCGTAACAATTTTGAGGAACTGTACCGGTATGCGGAGAACGGATCTATCATTTCCTTCCTCTCGACCATCGAGTTGCCCAAAGACATGACTTCAATCCTTAACACTCATTTCTCGTGGGCAACGATTTCCTTTCCATACAGTGGCACACGGGGGACGGGGGCAGTTGAAGCTCTTCTGGCCTGTAAAGTGCGTTGGGAGGAAACCGATCCTCAACGCCTCAGTCACATCCGGCGCTCTCTTCTAAAGATTCGTGATTATGAACTAAAGGCAATCATGACACGCCTCAAGCGACCACAGGTTTGTTCCCCTGAGACTTATCAGAAGCTTATTAGTACGCCGAGTATCCAAGCCAGACTGCTTGCTCTCGGTCTCTGGAGGAAGCCTGTCAGTGAGAAAGATCGGCGCAAGGAGGAATTGGCGATACTGTTGAGACGCTATGACCGGACGGTCTTATATGAACAGGTCTGGACGCGACCGGCGCAGCAAGTAGCGAAGTCGTACGGCGTTTCCGTGCCGAAATTTCGAAGGGTCTGTCGCGGACTTAATGTGCCAGTCCCGCCCCGTGGTTATTGGGCGCGTGTTCATAATGGCTATGCCATGAAGACGCCAGCGTTGCCTAAGCTTTAG
- a CDS encoding S1/P1 nuclease, producing MRTFTRSLHQAVLILVLLHPWSSLYAWDATGHAIVAMLAEERLTPSARAAVTTLLDGQSMVDVASWPDQIRNQQTAPWHYVNIEIDETQFEPARHCPDRQCVVGQIERFRETLADPSINSTKRQKALKYLVHFVGDLHQPLHAGQNHDRGGNDVKVEFLGKTVNPFTKKPWNLHQVWDNGLLDQYATNAKQAVAQIDRYLTAQNETQLGSGSVVEWAMQSHDQARDHAYAFGEDRKLDEPYVKQALPIVESQLARAGVRLATLLNHALENVTTH from the coding sequence ATGCGAACATTTACGCGAAGCCTCCATCAAGCGGTGTTGATTCTGGTCTTGCTGCACCCGTGGTCGTCCCTTTACGCGTGGGACGCCACAGGCCATGCGATTGTAGCCATGCTGGCAGAGGAACGACTGACGCCATCAGCCCGAGCGGCTGTCACCACATTGCTAGACGGTCAGTCGATGGTCGACGTTGCCTCCTGGCCTGATCAAATTCGCAATCAGCAGACGGCGCCTTGGCATTACGTGAACATCGAGATTGATGAGACACAGTTTGAACCAGCTCGACACTGTCCGGATCGGCAATGTGTCGTTGGCCAGATCGAACGGTTTCGGGAGACGTTGGCTGATCCCTCGATCAATTCAACGAAGCGACAGAAGGCGCTCAAGTACCTGGTTCACTTTGTGGGAGATCTCCACCAGCCCCTACATGCTGGCCAGAACCATGACCGAGGCGGAAACGATGTGAAGGTTGAGTTCTTGGGGAAGACCGTGAATCCCTTCACCAAGAAACCCTGGAACCTCCATCAAGTCTGGGACAATGGATTGTTGGATCAGTACGCGACTAATGCGAAACAGGCTGTTGCGCAGATTGATCGCTATCTGACGGCGCAGAATGAAACCCAGCTGGGAAGCGGTTCGGTCGTTGAGTGGGCGATGCAGTCCCACGATCAGGCCAGAGACCATGCCTATGCGTTTGGTGAAGACCGAAAGCTCGATGAGCCCTACGTCAAACAGGCTCTTCCAATCGTAGAATCACAACTCGCTCGGGCTGGCGTAAGATTAGCCACGCTGCTCAATCACGCCCTGGAGAATGTCACGACTCATTGA
- a CDS encoding PilZ domain-containing protein, translating to MHPRYSERKPTTAKVTLSAGPRVGEGQVLDLTVPGCLLQTAMPLERGQDVQLLIYLNELRPMRINLGIVRWVSGRTAGIEFVRMSAEDQERLRIVIGYKPQLRLSVSWGETPLCVAY from the coding sequence GTGCACCCACGCTACAGCGAACGGAAGCCCACGACAGCCAAGGTCACCCTCTCAGCCGGACCACGAGTGGGGGAAGGACAGGTCCTCGATCTGACGGTTCCTGGGTGTCTCCTACAGACGGCCATGCCGCTTGAGCGGGGACAAGACGTGCAGCTGCTCATCTATCTCAACGAGCTCCGGCCCATGCGAATCAATCTGGGGATAGTGAGATGGGTGTCCGGGAGGACGGCTGGCATCGAATTCGTTCGGATGTCTGCCGAGGATCAGGAACGACTTCGCATAGTCATCGGTTATAAGCCACAACTGCGGCTCAGCGTCAGCTGGGGAGAAACACCGCTGTGTGTGGCCTACTGA
- a CDS encoding DUF2326 domain-containing protein, giving the protein MQGGTVVRDLRFKPGLNLILDKPTDQSIHSGNNVGKTTVLRLVDFCLGSEGDDIWQDPEFKNNINQDVYDYLHGIEPVSITLIVKRTGGGTYRLTRLFQSKHRTEPLFLIEDTVSRNITEYRSAVRKLLFSSDGGKPSLRQLVPKFIRSSQSLMSKTLKFLGDFGSEVDYEALHLFLFGFLEVDVLELRPHLTRTKKKLARDLEALSRWRKQGEIEQLLIHLRREIEAISLSGELRGEVPEIASHANEVTAIRAKAANVAGMLGRLESEIAAIQMTIGELESEYSDIDRYAIEAIYREANRYIPELHHDWNDLKDFVQNLRGRKQRFLQNQITILQAKADIVKRELETLQERESSEINTLFESRAFNHALEMRADLQEKLKRLGSLEQDLQDMRDLKAKIVETEAQLKTTKDQIEEGKALLHDRVGIFNKYFSGLSKALYGEEYLLHFDETDKGSLSFQLTSVGSNVGAGKKVSQTAAFDLAYIKFLEESGIPFPRFVCHDGVESIHGNQLAALLTTGNQVDGQLIIATLRDKLPVMPKGFVKENTILELSQDDRLFRI; this is encoded by the coding sequence ATGCAGGGCGGAACAGTCGTCAGAGACCTACGCTTTAAGCCGGGGCTAAACCTTATTCTCGACAAACCTACCGATCAGTCTATCCACTCGGGAAACAATGTAGGCAAGACGACTGTCCTACGCTTGGTAGATTTCTGTCTTGGTTCCGAAGGGGATGATATTTGGCAAGACCCTGAATTCAAGAATAATATCAACCAAGATGTTTACGACTATCTGCATGGCATCGAGCCAGTTTCAATTACGCTAATTGTAAAGAGAACCGGTGGTGGAACTTACCGATTAACCCGCCTCTTTCAATCTAAGCACCGAACCGAGCCTCTGTTTCTCATAGAGGACACGGTTTCCAGGAACATCACGGAATACCGAAGCGCAGTAAGGAAATTACTGTTCAGTTCCGACGGCGGGAAACCATCGCTCAGGCAGCTGGTTCCCAAGTTTATCCGGTCTTCTCAATCGTTAATGAGCAAAACACTCAAATTTCTCGGTGATTTTGGTAGTGAGGTGGATTACGAAGCATTGCATCTTTTTCTGTTTGGATTCTTGGAAGTCGATGTTCTGGAGCTGCGGCCTCATCTGACGAGAACGAAAAAGAAACTTGCCAGGGATTTGGAGGCACTAAGCCGTTGGCGCAAGCAGGGAGAGATCGAGCAACTTTTGATCCATTTGCGGCGTGAAATTGAGGCCATTAGTCTTTCCGGCGAGTTGCGAGGAGAAGTCCCTGAAATTGCGTCCCACGCCAATGAAGTGACGGCGATTAGGGCCAAGGCCGCCAACGTGGCCGGAATGCTTGGAAGGTTAGAGAGCGAGATAGCTGCTATCCAAATGACAATAGGTGAGTTAGAAAGTGAATATTCGGACATCGATCGTTACGCTATCGAGGCAATCTATCGAGAGGCGAACAGGTATATCCCAGAGCTCCATCATGACTGGAATGATCTCAAGGATTTTGTGCAGAACCTTCGAGGCAGGAAGCAAAGATTTCTGCAGAATCAAATAACGATATTGCAGGCGAAGGCCGACATTGTGAAGCGAGAATTGGAAACGCTGCAAGAAAGAGAGAGTTCTGAAATTAATACACTTTTTGAGTCACGCGCGTTTAACCATGCGCTCGAAATGCGTGCCGACCTCCAAGAAAAACTGAAAAGGCTGGGTAGTCTAGAGCAGGATTTGCAGGACATGCGGGATCTCAAAGCGAAAATTGTGGAGACGGAGGCTCAATTAAAGACAACGAAAGACCAGATAGAGGAGGGAAAAGCTCTGCTTCATGATAGGGTCGGGATTTTTAATAAATACTTTTCTGGGTTATCGAAAGCTCTATACGGTGAAGAGTATCTCCTACATTTCGACGAGACGGATAAGGGCTCGCTTTCGTTCCAATTGACTTCCGTTGGGTCAAATGTCGGTGCGGGGAAGAAGGTGTCGCAAACGGCTGCATTCGACCTAGCTTATATAAAATTCTTGGAAGAGTCCGGTATCCCATTCCCTAGGTTCGTTTGCCATGACGGAGTTGAAAGTATTCACGGGAATCAACTAGCCGCTCTCTTGACAACAGGAAATCAAGTTGATGGTCAGCTGATCATAGCCACCCTACGTGACAAGCTACCGGTCATGCCCAAAGGCTTCGTTAAAGAGAACACAATACTAGAACTGTCGCAGGACGATAGATTGTTCCGTATCTAA